From Alphaproteobacteria bacterium, the proteins below share one genomic window:
- a CDS encoding enoyl-CoA hydratase, which translates to MAYENIIVERRDAVGLITLNRPKALNALCDALMIELKHVLDDFEADDAIGCIVVTGNEKAFAAGADIKEMQTRDYMDVYLGDFITGDWERLASCRKPVIAAVAGYALGGGCEVAMMCDFIIAAENALFGQPEIKIGTIPGSGGTQRLTRFVGKSKSMEMCLTGRMMDADEAERAGLVSRIVPLESLLDEALKAAETIAKLSRPSVLMAKEAVNRAYETSMAEGIRFERRLFHSTFSTADQKEGMQAFIEKRDPDFKNR; encoded by the coding sequence ATGGCTTACGAGAACATCATTGTCGAGAGGCGCGATGCAGTCGGCCTCATCACCCTGAATCGCCCCAAGGCACTGAATGCCCTGTGCGATGCGCTGATGATCGAATTGAAGCATGTGCTCGACGATTTCGAAGCCGACGACGCCATCGGCTGTATCGTCGTCACCGGCAACGAGAAGGCTTTTGCCGCCGGCGCCGATATCAAGGAAATGCAGACCCGCGATTACATGGATGTCTACCTCGGCGATTTTATCACCGGTGATTGGGAGCGTTTGGCGAGTTGCCGCAAGCCGGTGATTGCCGCAGTCGCGGGGTATGCGCTCGGCGGCGGCTGCGAGGTCGCGATGATGTGTGATTTCATCATTGCCGCCGAGAACGCACTGTTCGGCCAACCGGAAATCAAGATCGGCACCATCCCCGGCTCCGGCGGCACCCAACGTCTGACCCGCTTCGTCGGCAAGTCGAAATCGATGGAGATGTGCCTGACCGGCCGCATGATGGACGCCGACGAGGCCGAACGTGCCGGCCTGGTGTCGCGGATCGTTCCGCTCGAATCGCTTCTCGACGAGGCGCTCAAGGCGGCGGAGACGATCGCCAAGTTGTCGCGGCCTTCGGTCTTGATGGCCAAGGAAGCCGTCAATCGCGCCTATGAAACCTCGATGGCCGAGGGAATTCGATTTGAGCGACGGCTGTTCCATTCGACGTTTTCGACGGCCGACCAGAAAGAGGGCATGCAGGCGTTTATCGAAAAGCGCGATCCTGATTTCAAGAACCGCTGA
- the rpsT gene encoding 30S ribosomal protein S20 — MAHHKSARKRIRRNAKREVINTARRSRIRTFVRKVEDAIKGGDKEKAAEALRAAQPEIHRGVSKGVIHRNTAARRLSRLSARIKTLS; from the coding sequence ATGGCGCACCATAAATCGGCGCGCAAGCGCATCCGCCGCAACGCCAAGCGGGAGGTCATCAATACCGCCCGCCGAAGTCGCATCCGGACGTTCGTCCGCAAGGTCGAGGACGCGATCAAAGGCGGCGACAAGGAGAAGGCCGCCGAAGCGTTGCGCGCGGCTCAGCCCGAGATTCATCGCGGCGTCTCCAAGGGCGTGATTCATCGCAATACGGCCGCCCGGCGATTGTCCCGTCTATCAGCGCGCATTAAGACCCTCTCCTGA